A DNA window from Camelina sativa cultivar DH55 chromosome 13, Cs, whole genome shotgun sequence contains the following coding sequences:
- the LOC104735975 gene encoding glycosylphosphatidylinositol anchor attachment 1 protein isoform X1, with the protein MATEKRNKEEEEVKTDDGSPKIKPRPIVQLGIFLVAHSPVFSVVFSAAGVLALLILPLLAKNTYISENALMPGSARSMLSNRDVSDGSKLVKDIKNYRLNHEGQGVEVQKLVGKYMSEMVAEVYYQKFHPEGNQFHPLHFFSGPDSYTLLDNVSCASYGVNVAGIIRAPRGDGKESIVLVTPYDFINGGDYEALSLGITSTLFSLLARVTWLSKDIIWLVADSRYGDYRPVAAWLSEYHSPSFKVSDLLKCGERNTADNFRRAGTVAAALVLKVDGRSERFEDTLSIYAEASNGQMPNLDLINVVNYLAVHRQGFYVKVEKVVSLLSSSWLKIIGEIFEAVGKLAHTLNPDWNFGIPVADYLEGSATLASSLYSQALGIPTGPHGAFRDNQVDAITLKVSPRFPPDSKTRQHDFFLRGARLLEGTIRSVNNLLEKFHQSFFLYLLTSPSKFISVGVYMIAFALLVAPLPMVAASLYIEGCKALTKSTDNPTENLKSWKWLDAAKQVFALHLFGFIVTLLPYFICQVPGQHSPSNRSIMWGTTSSSLLLITFAAIPGCSPFTSRHHGTHWAVLKSVTISAAFIGLCLMSIINFATAEIGALLLVPTCLMAQPIKPALRSRRIKSMLGAFCSMVLLTIGFPVMFFAISKGLFGEGLVGLSLGGEFWTWLESLWAWKSATYLYIGMVHLPCWLLCLCILFHPS; encoded by the exons ATGGCGACGGAGAAGCGGaataaggaggaggaggaggtgaagACCGATGATGGATCTCCTAAAATCAAACCGAGACCGATCGTGCAGCTCGGAATCTTTCTCGTTGCTCACAGTCCCGTTTTCAG TGTGGTTTTCTCTGCTGCTGGGGTTTTGGCGTTGCTAATTTTACCTCTACTGGCAAAGAACACTTACATCTCCGAGAATGCTCTAATGccag GCTCTGCACGGTCTATGCTCTCTAATCGAGATGTTTCTGATGGAAGCAAACTGGTGAAGGATATAAAGAACTATAGGTTGAATCATGAAGGCCAGGGTGT TGAAGTCCAGAAGCTCGTTGGAAAATACATGTCAGAAATGGTTGCAGAAGTTTATTATCAAAAGTTCCATCCTGAAGGGAATCAATTTCACCCTCTGCACTTTTTCTCCGGTCCTGATTCCTATACTCTGCTAGATAATGTCAGTTGTGCTTCTTATGGAGTCAATGTTGCTGGGATTATACGAGCCCCTCGTGGTGATGGGAAAGAGTCTATTGTGCTGGTTACTCcttatgattttataaatggTGGAGATTACGAGGCTTTGTCTTTAGGCATTACTAGTACTCTATTTTCCTTGCTCGCTAGAGTTACCTGGCTCTCCAAAGACATAATATGGCTTGTTGCTGATTCTCGTTATGGAGACTATAGACCTGTTGCTGCGTGGTTAAGTGAGTACCATTCACCCTCATTTAAGGTCTCGGATTTGCTGAAGTGTGGTGAGCGAAATACAGCTGATAACTTCAGACGAGCTGGAACAGTGGCTGCTGCTTTGGTTTTGAAGGTTGATGGTAGAAGTGAAAGGTTTGAGGACACACTAAGTATCTATGCAGAGGCATCTAATGGGCAGATGCCAAATCTTGACCTCATCAATGTTGTCAATTACTTAGCTGTGCACAGGCAGGGGTTTTATGTCAAGGTGGAGAAAGTTGTATCGTTACTTTCCTCTAGTTGGCTAAAGATTATTGGGGAAATATTTGAAGCTGTTGGGAAATTGGCACATACGTTGAATCCGGACTGGAATTTTGGTATCCCAGTTGCAGACTATCTTGAAGGCAGTGCTACCCTTGCAAGTTCACTATACTCCCAG GCCCTTGGTATCCCAACTGGTCCTCATGGAGCCTTCCGCGACAATCAAGTTGATGCAATTACCTTGAAAGTTTCACCTAGATTTCCTCCTGACAGTAAGACAAGACAACATGATTTCTTTCTACGAGGTGCCAg GTTACTGGAAGGAACTATAAGATCAGTGAACAACCTCCTCGAGAAGTTTCATCAATCGTTTTTTCTTTACCTGTTAACTTCGCCAAGCAAATTTATCTCTGTAGGAGTTTACATGATTGCCTTTGCTCTTCTTGTAGCCCCTCTTCCAATGGTCGCAGCCTCTTTATATATTGAGGGCTGTAAAGCTCTTACTAAATCCACTGATAACCCCACTGAAAACCTTAAGTCTTGGAAATGGCTAGACGCAGCCAAACAGGTCTTTGCTTTGCACTTGTTCGGTTTCATTGTCACGCTGCTTCCTTATTTCATCTGTCAAGTACCGGGCCAACATTCTCCAAGTAACCGCTCCATCATGTGGGGCACTACCTCTTCATCGCTTCTTCTTATAACCTTTGCCGCAATCCCGGGTTGCTCTCCGTTCACCTCTCGGCATCATGGAACCCACTGGGCAGTCTTGAAATCAGTGACCATCTCAGCTGCCTTCATTGGTCTGTGTCTAATGTCTATAATCAATTTCGCCACTGCAGAGATTGGAGCGTTGCTACTCGTGCCAACGTGTCTAATGGCTCAGCCTATAAAACCCGCTTTGAGATCTAGACGCATTAAGAGCATGTTGGGTGCGTTCTGCAGTATGGTGTTGCTGACAATCGGGTTCCCGGTCATGTTTTTCGCAATCTCTAAGGGGTTGTTTGGAGAAGGGCTCGTAGGTTTAAGTCTTGGAGGAGAGTTCTGGACATGGTTAGAGTCGTTGTGGGCGTGGAAGAGTGCAACATATCTATACATAGGTATGGTTCATCTTCCTTGCTGGCTCCTTTGCCTCTGCATCTTGTTTCATCCTTCTTAA
- the LOC104735975 gene encoding glycosylphosphatidylinositol anchor attachment 1 protein isoform X2, which produces MATEKRNKEEEEVKTDDGSPKIKPRPIVQLGIFLVAHSPVFSVVFSAAGVLALLILPLLAKNTYISENALMPGSARSMLSNRDVSDGSKLVKDIKNYRLNHEGQVQKLVGKYMSEMVAEVYYQKFHPEGNQFHPLHFFSGPDSYTLLDNVSCASYGVNVAGIIRAPRGDGKESIVLVTPYDFINGGDYEALSLGITSTLFSLLARVTWLSKDIIWLVADSRYGDYRPVAAWLSEYHSPSFKVSDLLKCGERNTADNFRRAGTVAAALVLKVDGRSERFEDTLSIYAEASNGQMPNLDLINVVNYLAVHRQGFYVKVEKVVSLLSSSWLKIIGEIFEAVGKLAHTLNPDWNFGIPVADYLEGSATLASSLYSQALGIPTGPHGAFRDNQVDAITLKVSPRFPPDSKTRQHDFFLRGARLLEGTIRSVNNLLEKFHQSFFLYLLTSPSKFISVGVYMIAFALLVAPLPMVAASLYIEGCKALTKSTDNPTENLKSWKWLDAAKQVFALHLFGFIVTLLPYFICQVPGQHSPSNRSIMWGTTSSSLLLITFAAIPGCSPFTSRHHGTHWAVLKSVTISAAFIGLCLMSIINFATAEIGALLLVPTCLMAQPIKPALRSRRIKSMLGAFCSMVLLTIGFPVMFFAISKGLFGEGLVGLSLGGEFWTWLESLWAWKSATYLYIGMVHLPCWLLCLCILFHPS; this is translated from the exons ATGGCGACGGAGAAGCGGaataaggaggaggaggaggtgaagACCGATGATGGATCTCCTAAAATCAAACCGAGACCGATCGTGCAGCTCGGAATCTTTCTCGTTGCTCACAGTCCCGTTTTCAG TGTGGTTTTCTCTGCTGCTGGGGTTTTGGCGTTGCTAATTTTACCTCTACTGGCAAAGAACACTTACATCTCCGAGAATGCTCTAATGccag GCTCTGCACGGTCTATGCTCTCTAATCGAGATGTTTCTGATGGAAGCAAACTGGTGAAGGATATAAAGAACTATAGGTTGAATCATGAAGGCCAGG TCCAGAAGCTCGTTGGAAAATACATGTCAGAAATGGTTGCAGAAGTTTATTATCAAAAGTTCCATCCTGAAGGGAATCAATTTCACCCTCTGCACTTTTTCTCCGGTCCTGATTCCTATACTCTGCTAGATAATGTCAGTTGTGCTTCTTATGGAGTCAATGTTGCTGGGATTATACGAGCCCCTCGTGGTGATGGGAAAGAGTCTATTGTGCTGGTTACTCcttatgattttataaatggTGGAGATTACGAGGCTTTGTCTTTAGGCATTACTAGTACTCTATTTTCCTTGCTCGCTAGAGTTACCTGGCTCTCCAAAGACATAATATGGCTTGTTGCTGATTCTCGTTATGGAGACTATAGACCTGTTGCTGCGTGGTTAAGTGAGTACCATTCACCCTCATTTAAGGTCTCGGATTTGCTGAAGTGTGGTGAGCGAAATACAGCTGATAACTTCAGACGAGCTGGAACAGTGGCTGCTGCTTTGGTTTTGAAGGTTGATGGTAGAAGTGAAAGGTTTGAGGACACACTAAGTATCTATGCAGAGGCATCTAATGGGCAGATGCCAAATCTTGACCTCATCAATGTTGTCAATTACTTAGCTGTGCACAGGCAGGGGTTTTATGTCAAGGTGGAGAAAGTTGTATCGTTACTTTCCTCTAGTTGGCTAAAGATTATTGGGGAAATATTTGAAGCTGTTGGGAAATTGGCACATACGTTGAATCCGGACTGGAATTTTGGTATCCCAGTTGCAGACTATCTTGAAGGCAGTGCTACCCTTGCAAGTTCACTATACTCCCAG GCCCTTGGTATCCCAACTGGTCCTCATGGAGCCTTCCGCGACAATCAAGTTGATGCAATTACCTTGAAAGTTTCACCTAGATTTCCTCCTGACAGTAAGACAAGACAACATGATTTCTTTCTACGAGGTGCCAg GTTACTGGAAGGAACTATAAGATCAGTGAACAACCTCCTCGAGAAGTTTCATCAATCGTTTTTTCTTTACCTGTTAACTTCGCCAAGCAAATTTATCTCTGTAGGAGTTTACATGATTGCCTTTGCTCTTCTTGTAGCCCCTCTTCCAATGGTCGCAGCCTCTTTATATATTGAGGGCTGTAAAGCTCTTACTAAATCCACTGATAACCCCACTGAAAACCTTAAGTCTTGGAAATGGCTAGACGCAGCCAAACAGGTCTTTGCTTTGCACTTGTTCGGTTTCATTGTCACGCTGCTTCCTTATTTCATCTGTCAAGTACCGGGCCAACATTCTCCAAGTAACCGCTCCATCATGTGGGGCACTACCTCTTCATCGCTTCTTCTTATAACCTTTGCCGCAATCCCGGGTTGCTCTCCGTTCACCTCTCGGCATCATGGAACCCACTGGGCAGTCTTGAAATCAGTGACCATCTCAGCTGCCTTCATTGGTCTGTGTCTAATGTCTATAATCAATTTCGCCACTGCAGAGATTGGAGCGTTGCTACTCGTGCCAACGTGTCTAATGGCTCAGCCTATAAAACCCGCTTTGAGATCTAGACGCATTAAGAGCATGTTGGGTGCGTTCTGCAGTATGGTGTTGCTGACAATCGGGTTCCCGGTCATGTTTTTCGCAATCTCTAAGGGGTTGTTTGGAGAAGGGCTCGTAGGTTTAAGTCTTGGAGGAGAGTTCTGGACATGGTTAGAGTCGTTGTGGGCGTGGAAGAGTGCAACATATCTATACATAGGTATGGTTCATCTTCCTTGCTGGCTCCTTTGCCTCTGCATCTTGTTTCATCCTTCTTAA
- the LOC104735975 gene encoding glycosylphosphatidylinositol anchor attachment 1 protein isoform X3, with translation MSEMVAEVYYQKFHPEGNQFHPLHFFSGPDSYTLLDNVSCASYGVNVAGIIRAPRGDGKESIVLVTPYDFINGGDYEALSLGITSTLFSLLARVTWLSKDIIWLVADSRYGDYRPVAAWLSEYHSPSFKVSDLLKCGERNTADNFRRAGTVAAALVLKVDGRSERFEDTLSIYAEASNGQMPNLDLINVVNYLAVHRQGFYVKVEKVVSLLSSSWLKIIGEIFEAVGKLAHTLNPDWNFGIPVADYLEGSATLASSLYSQALGIPTGPHGAFRDNQVDAITLKVSPRFPPDSKTRQHDFFLRGARLLEGTIRSVNNLLEKFHQSFFLYLLTSPSKFISVGVYMIAFALLVAPLPMVAASLYIEGCKALTKSTDNPTENLKSWKWLDAAKQVFALHLFGFIVTLLPYFICQVPGQHSPSNRSIMWGTTSSSLLLITFAAIPGCSPFTSRHHGTHWAVLKSVTISAAFIGLCLMSIINFATAEIGALLLVPTCLMAQPIKPALRSRRIKSMLGAFCSMVLLTIGFPVMFFAISKGLFGEGLVGLSLGGEFWTWLESLWAWKSATYLYIGMVHLPCWLLCLCILFHPS, from the exons ATGTCAGAAATGGTTGCAGAAGTTTATTATCAAAAGTTCCATCCTGAAGGGAATCAATTTCACCCTCTGCACTTTTTCTCCGGTCCTGATTCCTATACTCTGCTAGATAATGTCAGTTGTGCTTCTTATGGAGTCAATGTTGCTGGGATTATACGAGCCCCTCGTGGTGATGGGAAAGAGTCTATTGTGCTGGTTACTCcttatgattttataaatggTGGAGATTACGAGGCTTTGTCTTTAGGCATTACTAGTACTCTATTTTCCTTGCTCGCTAGAGTTACCTGGCTCTCCAAAGACATAATATGGCTTGTTGCTGATTCTCGTTATGGAGACTATAGACCTGTTGCTGCGTGGTTAAGTGAGTACCATTCACCCTCATTTAAGGTCTCGGATTTGCTGAAGTGTGGTGAGCGAAATACAGCTGATAACTTCAGACGAGCTGGAACAGTGGCTGCTGCTTTGGTTTTGAAGGTTGATGGTAGAAGTGAAAGGTTTGAGGACACACTAAGTATCTATGCAGAGGCATCTAATGGGCAGATGCCAAATCTTGACCTCATCAATGTTGTCAATTACTTAGCTGTGCACAGGCAGGGGTTTTATGTCAAGGTGGAGAAAGTTGTATCGTTACTTTCCTCTAGTTGGCTAAAGATTATTGGGGAAATATTTGAAGCTGTTGGGAAATTGGCACATACGTTGAATCCGGACTGGAATTTTGGTATCCCAGTTGCAGACTATCTTGAAGGCAGTGCTACCCTTGCAAGTTCACTATACTCCCAG GCCCTTGGTATCCCAACTGGTCCTCATGGAGCCTTCCGCGACAATCAAGTTGATGCAATTACCTTGAAAGTTTCACCTAGATTTCCTCCTGACAGTAAGACAAGACAACATGATTTCTTTCTACGAGGTGCCAg GTTACTGGAAGGAACTATAAGATCAGTGAACAACCTCCTCGAGAAGTTTCATCAATCGTTTTTTCTTTACCTGTTAACTTCGCCAAGCAAATTTATCTCTGTAGGAGTTTACATGATTGCCTTTGCTCTTCTTGTAGCCCCTCTTCCAATGGTCGCAGCCTCTTTATATATTGAGGGCTGTAAAGCTCTTACTAAATCCACTGATAACCCCACTGAAAACCTTAAGTCTTGGAAATGGCTAGACGCAGCCAAACAGGTCTTTGCTTTGCACTTGTTCGGTTTCATTGTCACGCTGCTTCCTTATTTCATCTGTCAAGTACCGGGCCAACATTCTCCAAGTAACCGCTCCATCATGTGGGGCACTACCTCTTCATCGCTTCTTCTTATAACCTTTGCCGCAATCCCGGGTTGCTCTCCGTTCACCTCTCGGCATCATGGAACCCACTGGGCAGTCTTGAAATCAGTGACCATCTCAGCTGCCTTCATTGGTCTGTGTCTAATGTCTATAATCAATTTCGCCACTGCAGAGATTGGAGCGTTGCTACTCGTGCCAACGTGTCTAATGGCTCAGCCTATAAAACCCGCTTTGAGATCTAGACGCATTAAGAGCATGTTGGGTGCGTTCTGCAGTATGGTGTTGCTGACAATCGGGTTCCCGGTCATGTTTTTCGCAATCTCTAAGGGGTTGTTTGGAGAAGGGCTCGTAGGTTTAAGTCTTGGAGGAGAGTTCTGGACATGGTTAGAGTCGTTGTGGGCGTGGAAGAGTGCAACATATCTATACATAGGTATGGTTCATCTTCCTTGCTGGCTCCTTTGCCTCTGCATCTTGTTTCATCCTTCTTAA